A genome region from Panicum virgatum strain AP13 chromosome 4K, P.virgatum_v5, whole genome shotgun sequence includes the following:
- the LOC120702910 gene encoding auxin response factor 16-like isoform X4, protein MQPPAQELIAKDLHDISWKFRHIYRGQPKRHLLTTGWSVFVSTKRLLAGDSVLFIRDEKSQLLLGIRRVSRPQPALSSSVLSSDSMHIGILAAAAHAAANSSPFTIFYNPRASPSEFVIPLAKYNKALYTQVSLGMRFRMLFETEDSGVRRYMGTITGIGDLDPIRWKNSHWRNLQVGWDESTASERRTRVSIWEIEPVATPFYICPPPFFRPKLPKQPGMPDDENEVESAFKRAMPWLADDFALKDVQNALFPGLSLVQWMAMQQNPQMLAAAAPSVQSQYLTSNALGMQDGIGNVNEDPAKRLSMQAQNIGLPNLQAGTKMDHPALTSLAQQQQQPHHVLQQQQVQPLQQSTTILQQQQAQLLQQNAIHLQLQQEQLQRQQSQSPQQLKAPASLQPMEQHKLKEQQPPGGQAVSQAQLLNQILQPSSSQLQQMGLPKSPTQRPGLPSLTTMGSLPQPQLTQSPQLQQTAEYQQALLQSQQPQLQQLSQSELQLQLLQKIQQQNLLSQLNPQHQSQLIQQLSQKSQEILQQQVLQHQLGGADAVGQLKHLQQTPLNHMIGSMTPQQLVRSHSALVESEEPSSSTAPSGSRVSPINSLSRAQQGSRNLPEIPSTPHIEHLLQEIQSKSDNRIKNDIQGSKETVHAPSRHPASDQLDASSATSFCLDESPREGFSFPPVCLDSNAQVDPRDNFLIAENVDTLMPDALLSRGMSSGKGLCNLPSGQRDHRDVENGLSSAAFSSQSFGVPDMSFKPGCSSDVAVADGGMASQGLWNSQTQRMRTFTKVQKRGSVGRSIDITRYRGYEDLRHDLACMFGIQGQLEDPYRTDWKLVYVDHENDILLVGDDPWEEFVSCVKSIKILSSAEVQQMSLDGDLGCIPPQAQACSASDDANAWRA, encoded by the exons ATGCAACCACCAGCCCAAGAACTCATTGCCAAGGATCTGCACGATATTTCATGGAAATTCCGACACATTTATCGAG GTCAACCAAAGAGGCATCTTTTGACTACTGGTTGGAGTGTCTTCGTCAGTACAAAGAGGCTTTTAGCTGGTGATTCAGTTCTCTTTATAAG GGATGAGAAATCTCAGCTTCTCTTAGGCATTCGTCGTGTTAGCAGACCCCAACCAGCTCTGTCATCATCAGTTTTATCGAGTGACAGCATGCACATTGGAATTCTGGCAGCCGCAGCCCATGCTGCTGCAAATAGTAGTCCATTTACTATTTTCTATAATCCAAG GGCAAGCCCATCAGAATTTGTCATCCCTTTAGCAAAATACAATAAGGCTTTGTATACGCAAGTCTCCCTTGGCATGCGATTCAGAATGCTCTTTGAGACAGAGGATTCAGGGGTAAGAAGATATATGGGCACTATCACAGGCATTGGCGACTTGGATCCAATCCGGTGGAAGAATTCTCATTGGCGAAACCTTCAG GTTGGCTGGGATGAATCAACTGCATCTGAGAGGCGCACCCGTGTTTCAATATGGGAGATCGAACCAGTTGCTACACCATTTTATATATGCCCACCACCATTTTTCAGGCCAAAACTTCCTAAGCAGCCCGGAATGCCAG ATGATGAGAATGAGGTTGAGAGTGCTTTCAAAAGAGCGATGCCGTGGCTTGCTGATGACTTTGCTTTGAAAGATGTCCAAAATGCATTATTTCCAGGCCTGAGCCTAGTTCAATGGATGGCCATGCAGCAAAATCCTCAGATGCTAGCAGCTGCTGCCCCTTCTGTGCAGTCTCAATACTTGACCTCTAATGCACTGGGTATGCAGGATGGGATTGGCAATGTCAATGAAGATCCAGCAAAAAGATTGAGTATGCAGGCCCAAAATATTGGCTTACCTAATTTACAGGCTGGTACAAAAATGGACCACCCTGCACTTACTTCGTTagctcaacagcagcagcagccgcaccaTGTATTGCAACAGCAGCAGGTTCAACCACTGCAGCAAAGTACTACGATTTTACAGCAACAGCAAGCCCAGCTATTGCAGCAGAATGCCATTCACTTGCAGCTGCAGCAAGAACAACTCCAACGGCAACAGTCACAGTCACCACAGCAGTTGAAGGCACCTGCATCTCTTCAGCCAATGGAGCAGCACAAGCTGAAAGAGCAACAGCCTCCAGGTGGACAAGCTGTCTCGCAAGCACAATTGTTAAACCAGATTTTGCAACCTTCATCCTCTCAGCTACAACAGATGGGTTTACCCAAATCACCTACACAACGGCCAGGGTTACCGAGTTTAACAACTATGGGTTCTTTGCCGCAACCACAATTAACTCAGAGTCCACAGCTGCAACAAACAGCAGAATACCAGCAGGCACTCCTACAAAGTCAACAGCCCCAACTACAGCAGCTATCACAATCAgaactgcagctgcagctgcttcAAAAGattcaacaacaaaatttacttTCTCAGCTGAACCCACAGCATCAGTCCCAGCTGATCCAACAATTATCTCAGAAAAGCCAGGAAATTCTCCAACAACAAGTTCTTCAACATCAGTTGGGTGGTGCTGATGCTGTGGGCCAGCTCAAGCATTTGCAACAAACACCTTTGAACCACATGATAGGATCCATGACACCCCAGCAACTTGTAAGATCACACTCAGCGCTTGTTGAGAGCGAAGAACCATCCAGCTCAACAGCTCCATCTGGCAGTCGTGTCTCTCCAATAAATTCATTGAGTAGAGCACAGCAAGGAAGCAGAAATTTACCCGAGATACCATCAACACCACACATTGAGCACCTACTTCAGGAAATTCAAAGTAAGTCAGATAATCGAATCAAGAATGATATACAAGGTAGTAAAGAAACGGTCCATGCACCTAGTCGGCATCCGGCTTCAGATCAACTTGATGCATCATCTGCGACCTCCTTTTGTTTAGATGAGAGCCCACGAGAAGGTTTTTCCTTTCCTCCAGTTTGTTTGGATAGCAATGCTCAAGTTGATCCAAGAGATAACTTTCTTATCGCGGAAAATGTGGATACATTAATGCCTGATGCCCTGTTGTCAAGAGGGATGTCTTCAGGAAAGGGTTTATGCAATCTACCTTCTGGACAAAGGGATCATAGGGATGTGGAGAACGGGCTATCCTctgctgcattcagctcccaGTCATTTGGTGTGCCTGACATGTCTTTTAAGCCTGGATGTTCAAGTGATGTAGCTGTTGCTGATGGTGGAATGGCAAGCCAAGGTTTGTGGAATAGTCAAACACAACGGATGAGAACTTTCACTAAG GTTCAAAAGCGTGGATCTGTGGGGAGATCAATTGACATAACACGATACCGAGGTTATGAGGATCTCCGGCATGATCTCGCATGCATGTTTGGCATTCAAGGGCAGCTTGAAGATCCCTACAGAACCGATTGGAAACTGGTCTATGTTGATCATGAAAATGACATCCTGCTTGTTGGGGATGACCCCTGGGA GGAGTTCGTAAGCTGCGTTAAGAGCATCAAAATATTATCATCTGCTGAAGTACAGCAAATGAGCTTGGATGGTGACCTTGGTTGCATCCCTCCACAAGCGCAAGCCTGTAGCGCCTCCGATGACGCGAATGCGTGGAGGGCCTAA